A stretch of DNA from Catenulispora acidiphila DSM 44928:
ATGATCCTGATGACCCTGTCCGCCCTCGGGGCGACGCTCGTCGGCGTCGCCGTCCCGCTGCTCACCAAGGACCTGATCGACGGCCCGATCGCGCACCACGACAAGGCCGCGCTGTGGCCGCTGGGCGGCCTGGTCCTGCTGTTCGGCGTCGCCGAGGCCACGCTGTTCTGGCTCCGCCGCTGGTTCCTGCAACGCGCCGCCCTGGGCATCGAGGCCGACATCCGGAACGCCTTCTACCGCCACCTGCAGAAGCTGCCCGTGGCCTTCCACGACTCCTGGCAGTCCGGTCAGCTGGTCTCGCGGGTGTCCGGCGACATCAACAGCCTGCGCCGGTTCTTCGGCTTCGCGCTGATCTTCCTGGTGGTCAACGGCGCCACCTTCCTGCTCGTCGGCGGCGCCCTGGTCTTCATCCACGCGGTGATGGGCCTGATCATCTACGCCGCCGCCGTCCCGCTGATCCTCTACGGCCGCCTGGCCGACCGCCGCTACCACCGGCAGTCCCGCGCCGCCCAGGACCAGGCCGGCGACGTCGCGACCCTGGTCGAGGAGTCCGCGCTCGGGATCCGCGCGGTCAAGGCGTTCGGCCGCCAGGACCTGCTGTTCGCGCGCTTCGACGAGCGGGCGCAGACGCTGCGCCGGCTGGAGCTCACGAAGATCAGGACCCTGTCGGAGCTGTGGGCGGTCTTCGCCGCGCAGCCGCAGCTGGTGCTCTCGCTGTGCGTCCTGATCGGCGCCTACGCGGTGTCCACCGGCGCGCTGTCCCTGGGCACGCTGGTCGCCTTCATCTCGCTCTACCTGACGCTCCTGTGGCCGATCGAGTCCATGGCCTGGCTGATGGCGCAGAGCCAGGAGGCGAACTCCGCCGCCGAGCGCGTGCTCGAGGTCCTGGACACGGTCCCGAACATCGCCGACGCCGCCGCGACCGTCCGCCCGCGTCCCGCCAGCGCGGGCGAGCTGGTCTTCGAAGACGTCAGCTTCACCTACCCCAACTCCGACCGGCCGGTCATCTCCGGGTTCGACCTGCGCGTCGCGCCCGGCGAGACCGTCGCGCTGGTCGGCCCGACCGGCTGCGGCAAGACCACGCTCACCGCGCTGGTGCCCCGCCTGTACGACGCCACGGCGGGGCGGGTGCTGGTCGACGGCGTCGACGTCCGCGACCTCCCGCTGGCCGAGCTGCGCCGCAAGGTGGCGTGCGCCTTCGAGGACCCGACGCTGTTCTCCGCCTCGGTGCGCGAGAACCTCACCATGGGCGTCCCCGACGCCTCCGAGGAGCAGATCGAGGAGGCGATCGAGGTCGCGCAGGCCGGCTTCGTCAACGAGCTGCCCTGGGCGCTCGACACCCGGGTGGGGGAGCAGGGCCTCACCCTGTCCGGCGGGCAGCGGCAGCGGGTCGCGCTGGCTCGCGCGGTGCTGGGGCGGCCCTCGATCCTGGTGCTGGACGACCCGCTCTCGGCGCTCGACATCCACACCGAGGGCAAGGTCGAGGAAGCGCTGCACAGCGTGCTGCGCGGGACCACCGGACTGGTGGTCGCGCACCGGCCCTCCACGGTCCTGCTCGCCGACCGCGTGGTGCTGCTCACGCCGCCGGGACCGCGGGGCACGACGATCGCGGCCGTCGGCACACACCAGGAGCTGCTGCGCACCTGTCCGGCCTACCGCGACATCCTGTCGCAGACCTCTGACCTGGTCGAGGAAGAACTCGCGGAGGTGTCCCGATGACGACGACGACCACCGACTGGCGCGGCGTCGCCACCGAGAAGAAGGACGACCTGCCCGACAACTCCGGCATCCGGCTGCGGGCGCGCAGCCGCCGGCTGCTCGCCGAGCTGGTCCGCCCGCATCGCAGGGAGCTGATCTTCTGTACCGGCATGGTCCTGGTGCAGACGGTCTTCAACATGGCCGGTCCCTACCTGGTCTCGATCGGCATCGACCGCGGCATCCCGGCGCTGCGGCGCGGGGACTGGGGTCCGATCACCGCCATCTTCGTGGCGATGGTGATCAGCGCGATCCTGGCCTCCGGACTGCGCGCGGTCTTCCTGAACAAGGTCGGGCGCATCGGCCAGACCATGCTGCTGAACCTGCGCCGCATGGTGTTCACCAAGTTCCAGGCGCTGCCGCTGGCGTTCCACGAGAACTACACCTCCGGGCGCGTGATCAGCCGGCTGACCTCCGATCCGGACGCCCTGAACGACCTGATCGACAACGGTCTGGACGGGCTGCTGGACGCGGTGCTGACGGTCGCCGGCATCGGGATCATGATGGCGGTGCTGGACGTTCCGCTGACCCTGGTGGTGGTCCTGGCCTTCCCGCTGATGCTGCTGCTGATGCGCTGGTTCTCCCGGCACTCCGCGGTCGCCTACCGCCGGACCCGGGAGACGATCGCGGCGCTGATCGTGCACTTCGTCGAGACCTGCAACGGGATCCGCGCGGTGAAGGCGTTCCGCCGCGAGCCGCGCAACGAGGAGATCTTCGGGCAGCTGAACAACGAGTTCCGCGCCGCCAACGCCCGCGCGATGAACCTGCTGGCGATCTTCATCCCCGGGATGAAGACCATCGCGGCGTTCACCACCGCGGCGGTCGTGGTCTACGGCGGTCTGCGCGTGATGGACGGCGACGTCCAGATCGGCGTGCTGGTGGGCTTCGTGCTGTACCTGCGGCGGTTCTTCAACCCGCTGGAGGACATCGCGATGTTCTACAACTCCTTCCAGAGCGGGACGGCTGCGCTGGAGAAGCTGTCCGGCGTCCTGCAGGAGGCCAACGAGCTGCCCGAGCCGGCCGACCCGAAGCCGCTGCCCTCGCCGCTGCAGGGGAGGGTCTCGTTCGACAACGTCACCTTCGCCTACCCCAAGCGGGAGTCGGACGCGTCCTCGGCGTCGGGGGTCGAGGCGGAGGCCGAGGACATCGGGACCGGCGGCAAGGTGATCCTGCCGCTGCTGGACCTCCAGGTCCCGGCGGGCCAGACCGTGGCCCTGGTCGGCGCGACCGGGGCGGGCAAGTCCACCCTGGCGCGCCTGCTGTGCCGCTTCTACGACCCGCAGGACGGCGCCGTGCGCGTCGACGGCGTGGACGTGCGCGACCTGAAAGACGGCGACCTGCGCCGCGCCGTGGTGATGGTGACGCAGGAGAACTTCCTGTTCGCCGGCTCCGTCGCGGACAACATCGCCTTCGGCCGCCCGGACGCCGGCCGCGCCGAGATCGAGGCGGCGGCCCGGGCCATCGGCGCGCACGACTTCATCAGCGCCCTGCCGGACGGCTACGACACGGACGTCAAGAAGCGCGGCGGCCGCCTGTCCGCCGGCCAGCGCCAACTGGTCGCCTTCGCCCGCGCCTTCATCGCCGACCCGGCGGTCCTGGTCCTGGACGAGGCCACCAGCTCCCTGGACGTCCCCAGCGAGCGCATGGTCCAGCGCGCCCTGCGCACGATCCTGGCCGACCGCACGGCCCTGATCATCGCCCACCGCCTGTCCACGGTCGAGATCGCCGACCGCGTCCTGGTGATGGAGGACGGCGTCATCGTCGAGGACGGCGCGCCGGCCGCCCTGCTGGAGGCCGGGACCGGCCGCTTCGCCGGGCTGCACGAGGCGTGGCGGGAGTCGCTGGTGTAGCGCGGGGGAGCGGGCACCGCGAGGGCGGGCACGGCCGGCGTCGTTTCTTCGGAGGCGGCGCCGGCTGGTTTTCTTCCCCGAGCGGCGCGACGCAGATTTTCAGCCACGTTTACCCCCTCTCTCAGACCTCATTCAGCCGTGAACGCAACAGTTGCATGACGCGGATGCCCGTCCGTCTGCACGTGCGTCCGCCGCGTGCGCGCGCCCTGCGACGCCGCTGGTGAAGGGTGCTGCCGCCACTCTGCGCTGATCAATCAGCACCGCTGTGTAGTGCCAAGACTCGGCAAAGCCCGGGTCATCTTCGGGCCGTTCCCATTGAGACCTACCCGTTACCTCGGGCAGATTGCTCTCCCGACAGGCCTCGCGCGGGCGTTCGAAAGAACCCCTCCACAGCCCGCGCACAGGAGGCGAAGTTCGGCGGAAGGCCTCTCTTGTCCGGCATATCCGGCTCCGGCTCCGGCAGACACGTCGCGAGCCACGCCAAGCCCGGGGCGATGACCCATGCCAAGGGCAAGGTCAAGACCGCGGCCGCGGTGACCAGCGTCCTCGCGGTCAGCGGCGGCGTCGCCACCGCTTTCCACCTGCACCAGGACGGGCTGCGCAACAGCGCCGAGGCCGCTTCCCAGGACTCGAACACGTCCGCCGCCGCGGCTGCCGCCAACGCACTGGCGGCCCGCGCCGGCACCAACGCCGCGAACCGCGATCTGCAGCGGCCGAGCCTGGGGCAGTCCTCGACGCCCGGCACGCCGTCCAGCTCGCAGCCGAGTTCGGCGCAGAGCCCGAGCACCCCGGCCAGCTCCTCCAGCAGCACGCCGGCTCCGCCCGCGTCATCCTCGAGCACGCCGATCCCGCTGCCGAGCAAGCCGCTGACGACGCCGACGCCGACGAAGACCTCGACGCCGATCCCGACCAAGACCACGACGACGCCGACCTCGTCGAGCTCCAGTTCCTCCAGCTCGACGACGAACATGGGCTACAACGCCACGCCCGCGCAGGCCAAGGCGATGGCCGAGTCGATCGTGCCGTCCAGCCAGTTCCTGTGCTTCTCGAACATCATCGAGCGCGAGTCGAGCTGGAACGTCCACGCCACCAACCCGTCCTCCGGCGCCTATGGCCTCGGCCAGGCGCTGCCCGGCGACAAGATGGCCTCGATGGGCTCGGAGTGGCGCAACAGCGCCCTGGTGCAGATCAAGTGGGCGCTGTCCTACATGACGGGGCGCTACGGCTCGCCGTGCGCCGCGTGGGCCTTCTGGCAGGCCCACGACTGGTACTGAGGTACCGACACCGGTCTGACGTGCCGACCAGGCCCGCCCCGGACCCCACAGCCGCCGCAAGCTCGCGCGTGCGGCGGACCCGGGCGGACCGCAAGACCGCTCCGCGCCCGAACCCCCCACCGGCGCGCAGGGCGGACCAGGGAGGGTGCGTCTCAGCCGTCTGAGGCGGCGGACAACAGCGGGACCAGAACGTCGGACACCGGCGTCGGGATCCCGTGCCGCCGCCCCAGACGGCGCACCACGCCGTTGCGCGCGTCCCACTCCAGCTCCCGGCCGGCGAGCCGGTCGAACAGGATCGAGGACCCGATGTCGGGGTCCATCCGCTCGAAGATGCCGACCAGCGCCTCGGCCTCGCTCTCCGGCAGCGCCGCGCCTTCGGCCCGGGCCACCGCCAGCGTCTCCTGTGCCAGCGCCAGAGCCAGTTCCCGGACATCCGGGCGCTGATAGATCGCCGCGCGCCGGCCGGTCACCGCCATCACGCCGGCGATGGCGTTGGTCGTCAGCTTGCGCCAGGCCGCGGTGGTGAAGTCCGAGACCAGCTCCACCTCGACCGCCGAGGCGCCTTCCAGCAGCCGCGCGAACTCCTCGCCGGCGGGTCCGGCCGGGACCTGCAGCAGCGAGGAGATGTTGTTGCGGACCGTGACCTCGCCGGGTCCGGTCGGCTCGGCGCTGATCCAGACGATGGCCGGGAGCACCTGCGCGTCGTTCACGTACGGCGCGACGCGCTCGACGTGCTCGACGCCGTTCTGCAGCGCCACGACCGTCGTGCTCGGCTTGCACAGCGCGTCCAGATACCCGGCGGCGCCGTCGGTCTGGTGCGCCTTCACCGCCAGCAGCACCCAGTCGGCCGGCCCGGTCACCTCGGCCGGGGAGGTCAGGATCGGCGCCTCCAGGTCGGTCACCCCGCCGGAGACGTCGTCGACCACCCGCAGCGCCCCGGGATCACGCCGCGCGCACAGCGTCACGGAGTGCCTCCCGGTCTGCTGCGCGGCCAACGCCGCGACCGAACCGATAGCGCCAGGCCCCACCACCGCTATGTCCGCCATGGAACAAGAGCGTATTGCGTCTTCGGCATCATGTGCGAGGCGACAACAGGTTGTTACCGCAGGTTACCGGCGAGTTCACAGCGGTGGAGCGGCCGCGGGACGCCCTCGCGGCGTGCTCCCGGCTACCGCACATCCCCCATCAGCCGGTTGATGACCGGCGAGGCGAGGAACACCAGCACGCCGATGCCCGCCGCCACGGCGCCCAGCGTCAGGAAGTAGGTGAAGTCGCTCATCACGGTGCTGAGCTTGGTGACGTACACGTTGAGCGCGTTGCCCGTGGCGGTGGCCAGGAACCACAGCCCCAGCATCTGCCCGGCGAACCGGGCCGGCGCCAGCTGCGTGGTCACCGACAGCCCGACCGGGGACAGGCACAGCTCGCCGATCGTCTGCAGCAGGTAGGTGACCGCCAGGAAGACGATCGAGACGCGGTGCGTCGGTGTGGCGTCCTTGCCGGCGATGCTCATCACGAAGAACGAGCAGCCGATCACCACCAGCCCGAGCGCGAACTTCACCGAGGTCCGCGGCGCCCGGTCGCCCAGGCGCTGCCACATCCCGGCGAAGACCGGCGCGAACACCATGATGTAGAAAGGGTTCGCCGACTGCAGCCACACCGAGGGCATCTCCCAGCCGAAGATCGACAGGTCGGTCTTGTCCGCGGCGAACAGGTTCAGCTGGCTGCCGGACTGGTCGTAGATCATCCAGAACACGGTCGCGCCGATGAAGAAGGCGACGAACGCCATCAGCTTGGGCCGCTCCCCGGCGCTCAGCCCGCCGCGGCTGAACATGTAGCCGAAGTAGACGAACGGCGTGGCGATGATCGGCGCGGCCAGCCCGTCGGCGAACGCCGAGACCGACCACTCGGTGATCGCCATCCAGCCCAGCACGATCGCCAGCACGATCGCGACGATCACCGCGCCGGCCCGCAGCGAGCGCCGCAGCTCCGGCGGCGTGATCGGCTTCGGCGGGCGCAGCCCGACGGTGCCCAGGTGCTTGCCCTCGACGACGTACCAGACGACCGCGAACGTCATGCCGATCGCCGCGATCCCGAAGCCCAGGTGGTAGTTGATGTGCTGGCCGACCCAGCCGGCGGTCAGCGGCGCCAGGAACGCGCCCATGTTGATCGCCATGTAGAAGATCGTGAATCCGGCGTCCCGCCGCTTGTCGTGCTGGTGGTAGAGCCCGCCGACCTGCGCCGAGATGTTCGGCTTGAGCAGCCCGGTGCCCAGCACGATCAGTCCCAGCCCCAGGAACGAGGTCGCCGCGGTGGGGATGGCCATTACGTAGTGGCCCAGCGCGATGATGATGCCGCCCCACAGCACCGAGCGTCTGGCGCCCCAGACCCGGTCGGCGATCCAGCCGCCGGGGACTGCCATCAGGTAGACCAGGCTGTTGTAGATGCCGTAGAAGCTGTTGCCGGCCTCCTGCGAGAGCCCCAGGCCGTGGTGCGCCGCGGTGTCGGTGAGGAACAGCACCAGCAGCCCGCGCATGCCGTAGAAGCTGTACCGCTCCCAGAACTCGGTCGCGAACAGCGTCTGCAATCCCTTGGGGTGACCGAAGAACGCTCGGTCCTCATCCTGCGGCGGCAGGCCCTGGGCGGGGGACGGAACGTCGTGGGTCGTCATGCGTTCGGTGCTTCCCGGACCAGATGGGCGCATTACAGACAATGCTCCAGATGGGGGAGCGACAGCAGGTCGACCCCGATTACCATCACACTCATGACCCGTGTACTGCTCGCCGAGGACGACGCCGCCATTTCCGAACCGCTGGCGCGGGCGCTTCGACGCGAGGGCTACGAGGTCACCGTCCGGGCGGACGGTCCAGGCGCCCTTCTGGCCGGGCAGAGCGGCGTCGACCTGGTCGTTCTCGACCTGGGCCTGCCGGGCATGGACGGCCTGGAGGTCTGCCGCCGGCTGCGCGCCGACGGCCACACCTTCCCCGTCTTGGTGTTGACAGCGCGCGCCGACGAGGTGGACACCGTGGTCGGGCTGGACGCCGGCGCCGACGACTACGTCACCAAGCCCTTCCGGCTGGCCGAGCTGCTGGCCCGGGTCCGCGCGCTGCTCCGGCGCGGCACCCCCGACCTGGGCAACGGCGTGCACGGCGTCCGGATAGACATCGAGTCGCACCGCGCCTACCTGGGCGACCAGGAGCTGAACCTGACCGCCAAGGAGTTCGACCTGCTCCGGGTGCTGGTCCGCGAGGTCGGCCGGGTGGTCACCCGGGACCAGCTGATGCGCGAGGTCTGGGACACCACCTGGTGGTCCTCCACCAAGACCCTGGACATGCACATCTCCTGGTTGCGCAAGAAGCTCGGCGACGAGGCCTCCCGCCCGCGGTTCATCACCACGGTGCGCGGCGTCGGCTTCCGCTTCGAGCGCGGTTAGCGCGCGGGCCCGCCTGCAGTGCGCCGCCGCCTGGTCTCCTCCACGTTCCTCGTGGTGATGATGGTCGTGATCCTGCTCGGAGTGCCGCTGGCGGTGCTCGAGGTGCGCTCGGTGGACACCAGCACCAAGTCGGTGCTGGCCACCGAGTCCCGGATGCTCGCCCAGACGGTCTCCATGCTGGTCAGCAAGGCCAGCCTGGACGGCACCAACTCCGGTCCGCTCAGCGACTACGACACCGACCTGCAGCACATGATCGCCCGCACCCACGACGCCACGATCGACGTCGACGGCCAGAGCCCGATCCAGATCAACTCCGCGCTGCCGCCCGGGGCGCCGGCCTTCAGCGTCACCTACGAGATGGACGGCGTGCTGCGCAACGTCGGCGTGCGCGTCACCGTCCAGGCGCCGCGCGCCCCGGCCGAGGACCAGATACGCGGCTCGATGTACCTGATCGGCGGGGTCGCGCTGGCGGTGCTGGTGGCCGCGACCGGCCTGGCCTACCTGCAGGCCCGCCGGCTCACCAAGCCGCTGGAGGAGCTGGCGGCCACCGCCGAGCGCCTGGGCTCCGGCGACCCGCGCCCCAGGCACCGCCGCTACGGCATCAGCGAGCTGGACCGGGTCGCCGAGGTCATCGACAGCTCGGCGGACCGGATCTCCACGATGCTCGGCGCCGAGCGCCGGCTGGCCGCCGAGGCCTCGCACGAGCTGCGCACGCCGCTGGCGGCGCTGTCGATGCGGCTGGAGGAGATCATCACCCTGGCCGACGACCCGCAGACCGTGCGCGACGAGGCCGAGGTGGCGCTGTCGCAGGTCGAGCGGCTCACCGACGTGGTGCAGCGGCTGCTGACCACGGTGCGCACCCACCGGCGCTCGGATCTGGCGGTGCCGATCGAGGTGGACACCGTGATCCGGCAGCAGGTCCACGAGTGGCGCCCGGCGTACCAGTCGATGCGGCGCGGGATCGTGGTCTCCGGAGAGCGGCGGCTGATGGCCATGGCGACCCCGGGCGCGTTCTCCCAGATCCTGTCCACGCTGCTGGAGAACTCCCTGATCCACGGCGCCGGGACGGTCACCGTGCACACCCGCGCGGTCGGCGGGTCGGTGGTGGTGGAGGTCGGCGACGAGGGCGACGGCATCGCGCCGGACCTGGAGGCCAAGCTCTTCGAGCGGGGCGCCTCCTCCCGCGGGTCCACCGGGCTGGGCCTGGCGGTGGCGCGGGAGTTGGCCGAGGCCGACGGCGGCCGGCTGAACCTGGTGCTTCAGCGGCCGGCGGTGTTCGCCGTCTTCCTCACGGAGCACTCGCCCTTGTCGGTGATTGCGCGCTGAAGCCGTCGTCGGGTCCCAGGCTCTTGGGTCCCAGGCTGTCAGGTCCCGGGCTCTGACCGGGGACCGGACCGTCGGCGGCGCGGTGCTCGGCGCTGTTCGCGGCGGTCCCGGCGGTTCCTGTGGTCCCACGGGTCGCGGTGGTCCCAGCAGCATCGGCCGGCTCGGAGACCGCCGCGGCTTCGGGGAAGACGATCAGATGCGAGGTCGTGAACCGGAACACCCCGGCGACCGGCAGGCCCAGCACGAATTTGGCGACGTTGGCCGCCTCGATGCTGTGGAAGCCCAGGATCCGGTCGCCGACGAACACGAAGCTGTTCTCGATGATCAGGCCGACCAGGCTGATGAGGGCGAACATCGCCATCTCGCGGCGGCGGGCGTCGTCCGGCCGGCCGCGGAACACCCAGTAGCGGGCGCCGATGTACGCGGTGATCGTGGCCACGCAGGTACCGCCGACGGAGGCGACGGTATGGCTCAGACCGGTGTACTTCCACAGCAGATTGGAACTGCTGACATCAGAAATCACCCCGACAGCGCCGACCACACCGAACTTGAACATCTCGGCGTAGAGCTTGCGGACTGTCGAGGTGACCTTGGCAACGAGCACAGAAAGATTATCTACAGAAGAGGAGCCGGCCGTGTCAGCGGCTCGCGGTCTCCGGGACCGGACGCTGGTGGACGTGCGCCTGGGGCTGCGCCGGGTGACCGTTCGGGTACAGCGGCGCGCTGGCCGTGGCCGGGACGATCTCGGGCTCGGCGCCCTCGGGGAAGACGAAGGTCCGGTAGCAGTACAGGCGGAACAGCATGCCCAGCGGCAGACCGAAGAAGTAGCTGGCGATGTTCACGGCCAGCGTGCCGTCCTGGCCCAGGCCGTACTTGCTGATGAAGACGAACATCACCTCGATGACCGCCGCGACGCCGTTGATCAGGAAGAAGAAGAGCATCTCCCGGTGGCGGTCGATCTTGTCGCGGTCCTTGTACGTCCAGTAGCGGTTGCCGACGTACGCCACGCAGGTCGCCACGACGGTGGCCACGACCTTGGCGAAGATCTGCTTGCTCGGGGCCGCCAGCAGATAGACGT
This window harbors:
- a CDS encoding ABC transporter ATP-binding protein, whose translation is MESTPAQPLTSRPKVPDDPKSGAFASLRRLTPFIRPYRVQMILMTLSALGATLVGVAVPLLTKDLIDGPIAHHDKAALWPLGGLVLLFGVAEATLFWLRRWFLQRAALGIEADIRNAFYRHLQKLPVAFHDSWQSGQLVSRVSGDINSLRRFFGFALIFLVVNGATFLLVGGALVFIHAVMGLIIYAAAVPLILYGRLADRRYHRQSRAAQDQAGDVATLVEESALGIRAVKAFGRQDLLFARFDERAQTLRRLELTKIRTLSELWAVFAAQPQLVLSLCVLIGAYAVSTGALSLGTLVAFISLYLTLLWPIESMAWLMAQSQEANSAAERVLEVLDTVPNIADAAATVRPRPASAGELVFEDVSFTYPNSDRPVISGFDLRVAPGETVALVGPTGCGKTTLTALVPRLYDATAGRVLVDGVDVRDLPLAELRRKVACAFEDPTLFSASVRENLTMGVPDASEEQIEEAIEVAQAGFVNELPWALDTRVGEQGLTLSGGQRQRVALARAVLGRPSILVLDDPLSALDIHTEGKVEEALHSVLRGTTGLVVAHRPSTVLLADRVVLLTPPGPRGTTIAAVGTHQELLRTCPAYRDILSQTSDLVEEELAEVSR
- a CDS encoding ABC transporter ATP-binding protein, which codes for MTTTTTDWRGVATEKKDDLPDNSGIRLRARSRRLLAELVRPHRRELIFCTGMVLVQTVFNMAGPYLVSIGIDRGIPALRRGDWGPITAIFVAMVISAILASGLRAVFLNKVGRIGQTMLLNLRRMVFTKFQALPLAFHENYTSGRVISRLTSDPDALNDLIDNGLDGLLDAVLTVAGIGIMMAVLDVPLTLVVVLAFPLMLLLMRWFSRHSAVAYRRTRETIAALIVHFVETCNGIRAVKAFRREPRNEEIFGQLNNEFRAANARAMNLLAIFIPGMKTIAAFTTAAVVVYGGLRVMDGDVQIGVLVGFVLYLRRFFNPLEDIAMFYNSFQSGTAALEKLSGVLQEANELPEPADPKPLPSPLQGRVSFDNVTFAYPKRESDASSASGVEAEAEDIGTGGKVILPLLDLQVPAGQTVALVGATGAGKSTLARLLCRFYDPQDGAVRVDGVDVRDLKDGDLRRAVVMVTQENFLFAGSVADNIAFGRPDAGRAEIEAAARAIGAHDFISALPDGYDTDVKKRGGRLSAGQRQLVAFARAFIADPAVLVLDEATSSLDVPSERMVQRALRTILADRTALIIAHRLSTVEIADRVLVMEDGVIVEDGAPAALLEAGTGRFAGLHEAWRESLV
- a CDS encoding aggregation-promoting factor C-terminal-like domain-containing protein; the encoded protein is MSGISGSGSGRHVASHAKPGAMTHAKGKVKTAAAVTSVLAVSGGVATAFHLHQDGLRNSAEAASQDSNTSAAAAAANALAARAGTNAANRDLQRPSLGQSSTPGTPSSSQPSSAQSPSTPASSSSSTPAPPASSSSTPIPLPSKPLTTPTPTKTSTPIPTKTTTTPTSSSSSSSSSTTNMGYNATPAQAKAMAESIVPSSQFLCFSNIIERESSWNVHATNPSSGAYGLGQALPGDKMASMGSEWRNSALVQIKWALSYMTGRYGSPCAAWAFWQAHDWY
- a CDS encoding 2-dehydropantoate 2-reductase, translating into MADIAVVGPGAIGSVAALAAQQTGRHSVTLCARRDPGALRVVDDVSGGVTDLEAPILTSPAEVTGPADWVLLAVKAHQTDGAAGYLDALCKPSTTVVALQNGVEHVERVAPYVNDAQVLPAIVWISAEPTGPGEVTVRNNISSLLQVPAGPAGEEFARLLEGASAVEVELVSDFTTAAWRKLTTNAIAGVMAVTGRRAAIYQRPDVRELALALAQETLAVARAEGAALPESEAEALVGIFERMDPDIGSSILFDRLAGRELEWDARNGVVRRLGRRHGIPTPVSDVLVPLLSAASDG
- a CDS encoding peptide MFS transporter: MTTHDVPSPAQGLPPQDEDRAFFGHPKGLQTLFATEFWERYSFYGMRGLLVLFLTDTAAHHGLGLSQEAGNSFYGIYNSLVYLMAVPGGWIADRVWGARRSVLWGGIIIALGHYVMAIPTAATSFLGLGLIVLGTGLLKPNISAQVGGLYHQHDKRRDAGFTIFYMAINMGAFLAPLTAGWVGQHINYHLGFGIAAIGMTFAVVWYVVEGKHLGTVGLRPPKPITPPELRRSLRAGAVIVAIVLAIVLGWMAITEWSVSAFADGLAAPIIATPFVYFGYMFSRGGLSAGERPKLMAFVAFFIGATVFWMIYDQSGSQLNLFAADKTDLSIFGWEMPSVWLQSANPFYIMVFAPVFAGMWQRLGDRAPRTSVKFALGLVVIGCSFFVMSIAGKDATPTHRVSIVFLAVTYLLQTIGELCLSPVGLSVTTQLAPARFAGQMLGLWFLATATGNALNVYVTKLSTVMSDFTYFLTLGAVAAGIGVLVFLASPVINRLMGDVR
- a CDS encoding response regulator transcription factor, yielding MTRVLLAEDDAAISEPLARALRREGYEVTVRADGPGALLAGQSGVDLVVLDLGLPGMDGLEVCRRLRADGHTFPVLVLTARADEVDTVVGLDAGADDYVTKPFRLAELLARVRALLRRGTPDLGNGVHGVRIDIESHRAYLGDQELNLTAKEFDLLRVLVREVGRVVTRDQLMREVWDTTWWSSTKTLDMHISWLRKKLGDEASRPRFITTVRGVGFRFERG
- a CDS encoding sensor histidine kinase, with product MRRRLVSSTFLVVMMVVILLGVPLAVLEVRSVDTSTKSVLATESRMLAQTVSMLVSKASLDGTNSGPLSDYDTDLQHMIARTHDATIDVDGQSPIQINSALPPGAPAFSVTYEMDGVLRNVGVRVTVQAPRAPAEDQIRGSMYLIGGVALAVLVAATGLAYLQARRLTKPLEELAATAERLGSGDPRPRHRRYGISELDRVAEVIDSSADRISTMLGAERRLAAEASHELRTPLAALSMRLEEIITLADDPQTVRDEAEVALSQVERLTDVVQRLLTTVRTHRRSDLAVPIEVDTVIRQQVHEWRPAYQSMRRGIVVSGERRLMAMATPGAFSQILSTLLENSLIHGAGTVTVHTRAVGGSVVVEVGDEGDGIAPDLEAKLFERGASSRGSTGLGLAVARELAEADGGRLNLVLQRPAVFAVFLTEHSPLSVIAR
- a CDS encoding GtrA family protein, which translates into the protein MLVAKVTSTVRKLYAEMFKFGVVGAVGVISDVSSSNLLWKYTGLSHTVASVGGTCVATITAYIGARYWVFRGRPDDARRREMAMFALISLVGLIIENSFVFVGDRILGFHSIEAANVAKFVLGLPVAGVFRFTTSHLIVFPEAAAVSEPADAAGTTATRGTTGTAGTAANSAEHRAADGPVPGQSPGPDSLGPKSLGPDDGFSAQSPTRASAP
- a CDS encoding GtrA family protein yields the protein MTVVRSLYNRFEHLVHELSKFGAVGAVALVVNMGVFNVYLLAAPSKQIFAKVVATVVATCVAYVGNRYWTYKDRDKIDRHREMLFFFLINGVAAVIEVMFVFISKYGLGQDGTLAVNIASYFFGLPLGMLFRLYCYRTFVFPEGAEPEIVPATASAPLYPNGHPAQPQAHVHQRPVPETASR